The Linepithema humile isolate Giens D197 chromosome 7, Lhum_UNIL_v1.0, whole genome shotgun sequence genome has a window encoding:
- the LOC137001195 gene encoding uncharacterized protein has protein sequence MGEGICRCLPHPVLVAGDFNSWAEEWGSRFTNTRGGAVLDWAAGLGLLLLNRGSNSTCVHSRGEPIVDLTWASPRAADLVRTWRVADRESFSDHLCIEMVLTATPWEVLARRHRQRGENPPRRWALAKLDQDKLMAAALVEAWSDPPDLVDTGAETEEIGDMAERMCDMAMPRSKPAPRRATYWWNEEIEDLRRNVNVARRGLLRARRRVGGEDKSTAEARGEYLAARCSLRTTIGRAKAKAWEELLAELDRDP, from the coding sequence ATGGGGGAGGGCATTTGCCGATGCCTCCCCCATCCCGTACTGGTGGCCGGGGACTTCAACTCCTGGGCTGAGGAGTGGGGTTCCCGGTTCACCAACACCAGGGGTGGGGCCGTGTTGGATTGGGCGGCAGGTCTCGGCCTCCTGTTACTGAACAGGGGGTCAAATAGCACTTGCGTTCACTCCCGGGGAGAGCCCATCGTCGACTTGACGTGGGCTTCTCCCCGGGCCGCGGACCTGGTGAGGACGTGGAGGGTGGCGGATCGGGAGTCCTTCTCGGACCATCTCTGCATAGAGATGGTCTTAACCGCCACCCCCTGGGAGGTGCTGGCCCGCCGCCACCGTCAAAGGGGTGAAAATCCCCCTAGAAGATGGGCACTGGCCAAATTAGACCAGGATAAACTGATGGCGGCGGCCCTGGTGGAGGCGTGGTCGGATCCCCCCGACCTCGTCGACACCGGGGCCGAAACCGAAGAGATCGGAGACATGGCCGAACGCATGTGCGACATGGCCATGCCCCGATCGAAACCCGCCCCCCGTCGGGCCACGTATTGGTGGAACGAGGAGATCGAGGACCTGCGAAGGAACGTGAACGTCGCCAGACGCGGTCTTCTCAGGGCCCGACGACGGGTGGGCGGGGAAGACAAAAGCACTGCCGAGGCGCGCGGGGAGTATCTGGCCGCAAGGTGCTCCCTGCGGACGACCATCGGCAGGGCCAAAGCCAAGGCCTGGGAGGAGCTGCTCGCTGAGCTCGACCGGGACCCTTGA
- the LOC137000948 gene encoding uncharacterized protein isoform X3 → MVISGYMCEHMQLFKNIIYNVAVVRSTWLTPRKREVFWPPVKDQKTFNKILESVVHAHTATWKLYPVQRCLFETDDLQRARQKCKLSEETSDLQTDNQEADTYRKRKRVVPRRFLSSDEDENDNDDVDVRPPKLKNKFLTTQKTQEKKNFRQTFSPVTNLPDEDSSNADSLNVDSPNASDSPNRDFYTQQAIQETLSISRHNTCNTSSFTTDHTDGITEYHTCKTGALHITPTNSSTESTVFQEKVIRLLSHLKAQNSQVLALLQNKEVLPSHKDFAFQFPMKSFDDVNHVEDILKEKTQIDILDATLSTIGGRDVSSKVSRILKYLFIDTLAAEFSFFGKRLNKRPFSDLYLRTIIVESIKRSTPGVTIKEIEDSIKIWLKHAPDREKNQMRRASRNNRVE, encoded by the exons ATGGTTATATCAGGTTATATGTGCGAGCACATGCAGCTtttcaagaatataatttacaa TGTTGCAGTTGTAAGAAGCACATGGTTAACTCCTAGAAAACGAGAAGTTTTTTGGCCACCTGTAAAAGaccaaaaaacttttaataaaattttagaaagcgTAGTACATGCACATACTGCAACATGGAAACTGTACCCAGTACAGAGATGTTTATTTGAAACTG atgATTTACAAAGAGCTCGGcagaaatgtaaattatcaGAGGAGACATCCGATTTACAAACAGATAATCAGGAGGCCGATACTTAccggaaaagaaaaagagtagTGCCACGTCGATTTTTATCAAGCGATGaggatgaaaatgataatgatgacGTTGATGTTCGCCctccaaaattaaaaaataaatttttaactactCAAAAAactcaagaaaaaaaaaattttagacaaA CATTTTCTCCTGTAACAAATTTGCCCGATGAAGATTCTTCTAATGCAGATTCTCTTAATGTCGATTCTCCTAATGCATCAGATTCTCCTAATAgagatttttatacacaacAAGCTATACAAGAAACTCTGTCTATTTCAAGACATAACACATGTAATACATCAAGCTTTACTACCGATCATACAGACGGAATTACTGAATATCATACTTGCAAGACTGGTGCACTACACATCACACCTACGAATAGTTCAACAGAGTCAACAG TTTTCCAAGAGAAGGTTATTCGTCTTCTAAGTCATCTTAAAGCGCAAAATTCACAGGTCTTAGCTCTTTTACAGAATAAAGAAGTATTGCCTTCACACAAAGACTTTGCTTTTCAATTTCCCATGAAAAGTTTTGATGATGTTAATCATGTAGAAGACATACTTAAAGAAAAGACACAAATAGATATTCTG GATGCTACTCTATCTACAATTGGTGGACGAGATGTCTCTTCAAAAGTATCAAGAATtctgaaatatctttttatagatACATTAGCAGCAGAATTTAGCTTCTTTGGAAAACGATTAAATAAACGACCCttttcagatttatatttaagaactATAATTGTGG aatCCATCAAACGTAGTACACCTGGAGTGACCATCAAGGAGATAGAAGATAGTATTAAAATATGGCTGAAGCATGCTCCTGATAGAGAGAAAAATCAAATGAGACGAGCAAGCAGGAATAATAGGGTAGAATAA
- the LOC137000948 gene encoding uncharacterized protein isoform X1 → MSYFSLYAVIYFLALYSLWISCRISRYFYIVPIINTRSDSMSYVLIEFDDGGGSVAVVRSTWLTPRKREVFWPPVKDQKTFNKILESVVHAHTATWKLYPVQRCLFETDDLQRARQKCKLSEETSDLQTDNQEADTYRKRKRVVPRRFLSSDEDENDNDDVDVRPPKLKNKFLTTQKTQEKKNFRQTFSPVTNLPDEDSSNADSLNVDSPNASDSPNRDFYTQQAIQETLSISRHNTCNTSSFTTDHTDGITEYHTCKTGALHITPTNSSTESTVFQEKVIRLLSHLKAQNSQVLALLQNKEVLPSHKDFAFQFPMKSFDDVNHVEDILKEKTQIDILDATLSTIGGRDVSSKVSRILKYLFIDTLAAEFSFFGKRLNKRPFSDLYLRTIIVESIKRSTPGVTIKEIEDSIKIWLKHAPDREKNQMRRASRNNRVE, encoded by the exons ATGAGTTATTTCTCGCTGTATGCGGTCATATATTTCCTTGCATTATACAGTTTGTGGATTTCTTGTAGGATTTCACGATACTTTTATATAGTACCTATAATTAATACGAGGAGTGACAGCATGTCTTATGTTTTAATCGAATTTGATGATGGGGGTGGTAGTGTTGCAGTTGTAAGAAGCACATGGTTAACTCCTAGAAAACGAGAAGTTTTTTGGCCACCTGTAAAAGaccaaaaaacttttaataaaattttagaaagcgTAGTACATGCACATACTGCAACATGGAAACTGTACCCAGTACAGAGATGTTTATTTGAAACTG atgATTTACAAAGAGCTCGGcagaaatgtaaattatcaGAGGAGACATCCGATTTACAAACAGATAATCAGGAGGCCGATACTTAccggaaaagaaaaagagtagTGCCACGTCGATTTTTATCAAGCGATGaggatgaaaatgataatgatgacGTTGATGTTCGCCctccaaaattaaaaaataaatttttaactactCAAAAAactcaagaaaaaaaaaattttagacaaA CATTTTCTCCTGTAACAAATTTGCCCGATGAAGATTCTTCTAATGCAGATTCTCTTAATGTCGATTCTCCTAATGCATCAGATTCTCCTAATAgagatttttatacacaacAAGCTATACAAGAAACTCTGTCTATTTCAAGACATAACACATGTAATACATCAAGCTTTACTACCGATCATACAGACGGAATTACTGAATATCATACTTGCAAGACTGGTGCACTACACATCACACCTACGAATAGTTCAACAGAGTCAACAG TTTTCCAAGAGAAGGTTATTCGTCTTCTAAGTCATCTTAAAGCGCAAAATTCACAGGTCTTAGCTCTTTTACAGAATAAAGAAGTATTGCCTTCACACAAAGACTTTGCTTTTCAATTTCCCATGAAAAGTTTTGATGATGTTAATCATGTAGAAGACATACTTAAAGAAAAGACACAAATAGATATTCTG GATGCTACTCTATCTACAATTGGTGGACGAGATGTCTCTTCAAAAGTATCAAGAATtctgaaatatctttttatagatACATTAGCAGCAGAATTTAGCTTCTTTGGAAAACGATTAAATAAACGACCCttttcagatttatatttaagaactATAATTGTGG aatCCATCAAACGTAGTACACCTGGAGTGACCATCAAGGAGATAGAAGATAGTATTAAAATATGGCTGAAGCATGCTCCTGATAGAGAGAAAAATCAAATGAGACGAGCAAGCAGGAATAATAGGGTAGAATAA
- the LOC137001124 gene encoding uncharacterized protein, translating to MGKIRKKWLDTQLEKALVDVRSGKSINAISKSSGIPKSTLIAKLKGHRPIGKRTGPPTVLSAEEEAIIVRWMLYLSKRGFPVTKTQLLCNVACLIKQLGRETPFANGQPGRHWYEAFLRRHQEISIRIAQNLPKSRASVTEDILRGWFKEIEQHLVKNQLIDIDGARIFNCDESAFYLCPKGERVLVRKGDKAVYNFTQNDEKECLTVLFMTNATGALVSPMIVFPYERIPYSVSQSVPIDWSIGKSENGWMTAETFYEYISNIFEPWLTAHNIERPVILYVDGHSSHMTLPVSQFCMDHQIELIALFPNATHLIQPLDIALFRTLKSSWRDCINDWRVQNERNLRREDFGPLLKITIERIELPKVMSNGFRKCGLFPFSADALQYNQLLQKKKNDAIVTSTSEHNAENHLLFIESHIDENLLGIFKYANEIGIYNGTDENLGLFYFWQKILKLTSNHF from the coding sequence ATGggtaaaattcgaaaaaaatggttAGACACACAACTCGAAAAAGCACTCGTTGACGTTCGTTCTGGAAAGTCAATAAATGCTATTAGTAAATCAAGTGGTATCCCTAAATCAACGCTAATAGCAAAATTAAAAGGACATCGACCAATTGGAAAGAGAACAGGTCCTCCAACTGTACTATCTGCTGAAGAAGAGGCAATAATAGTGCGTTGGATGCTTTATCTCAGTAAACGAGGCTTCCCAGTCACAAAAACACAACTGCTTTGTAATGTTGCTTGTTTAATCAAACAATTGGGTCGAGAAACACCGTTTGCTAATGGACAACCAGGACGTCACTGGTACGAAGCGTTTTTACGTCGGCATCAAGAAATTTCTATTCGCATAGCTCAAAACTTGCCTAAAAGTCGAGCGTCAGTAACAGAAGATATTCTGCGCGGTTGGTTCAAAGAAATCGAACAGCATTTAGTTAAGAACCAATTAATAGACATCGATGGAGCTCGGATATTTAATTGCGACGAATCTGCTTTCTATCTTTGTCCGAAAGGGGAACGTGTGCTGGTCAGAAAAGGAGATAAAGCAGTTTACAATTTCACACAAAATGACGAGAAGGAATGCTTGACAGTACTATTTATGACAAACGCTACGGGCGCATTGGTTTCTCCAATGATAGTTTTTCCATATGAGAGAATTCCTTATAGTGTTTCGCAAAGTGTACCAATTGATTGGAGTATTGGGAAGTCGGAAAACGGATGGATGACGGCCGAAACCTTCTATGAATACATAAGTAACATTTTTGAACCATGGTTGACAGCACATAACATCGAGAGACCGGTTATTCTGTATGTCGATGGGCACTCTTCTCACATGACGTTACCGGTTTCTCAGTTTTGTATGGATCATCAAATAGAACTTATTGCATTGTTCCCAAACGCAACACACCTTATTCAGCCGCTTGACATTGCTCTGTTTCGGACGCTTAAATCGAGCTGGAGAGACTGCATAAATGATTGGCGAGTGCAAAATGAAAGGAATTTACGAAGAGAAGACTTTGGCCCACTCCTCAAAATCACTATTGAACGCATAGAACTTCCAAAGGTGATGAGCAATGGTTTCAGGAAGTGTGGCCTTTTCCCGTTTTCAGCCGATGCACTTCAATACAATCAACtgttgcagaaaaaaaagaatgacgCGATAGTAACTTCGACATCAGAACACAATGCtgaaaatcatttattatttattgagagtcacattgatgaaaatttattggGTATATTCAAATACGCTAATGAAATTGGAATCTATAATGGCACAGATGAAAACCTTGGCCTTTTCTATTTTtggcaaaaaattttgaaattaacaagtaatcatttttaa
- the LOC137001074 gene encoding uncharacterized protein, translating to MRLQGDETFFSYMRMTSTMFDTLLAKVGPSITKMETNWRIPIPAAARLAMTIRYLASGDGLHTIALSYRTGRSTTSQIIKETCEAIWNNLYKEVLFNPTQNGWREIAQEFQEIWDFPNCIGALDGKHVAIICPSKAGSQYYNYKNFHSIVLMALVSATYKFLIVDIGAQGRHSDGGIFKHSAMGQRFYNTLDLPDSSAISVKHTVPYVIVADEAFQLTQFTMRPYPSKNLTKLQKIFNYSLSRARHVVENAFGILASRWRIYYKAINTSLETVDTIIKATVCLHNFLMNTSQYCGENYADRISINGQIIEGEWRRNVNICNLQNVTNCGSNNYTRHAGQIRNTFADYFTNEGQVSWQEECIT from the exons ATGAGACTACAAGGAGATGAGacattttttagttatatgaGAATGACATCAACCATGTTTGACACTTTACTAGCAAAAGTAGGACCAAGCATAACAAAAATGGAAACAAACTGGAGAATTCCAATTCCAGCAGCAGCTAGATTAGCAATGACAATACG TTATTTAGCAAGTGGAGATGGGCTTCATACAATTGCATTAAGCTATCGAACTGGTAGAAGTACAAcatcacaaataataaaagagactTGTGAGGCTATATGGAATAATCTCTACAAAGAAGTATTATTTAATCCGACACAGAATGGATGGCGAGAAATAGCCCAagaatttcaagaaatatggGATTTTCCAAATTGTATTGGTGCTTTAGATGGAAAGCATGTTGCAATAATa tGCCCATCGAAAGCAGGAAGTCAgtactataattataagaacTTTCATAGTATTGTTTTAATGGCACTTGTATCTGCTAcctacaaatttttaattgttgacATCGGTGCACAAGGTAGACATAGCGATGGAGGAATTTTCAAACATTCTGCAATGGGGCAGCGATTTTACAACACATTAGATTTACCTGATTCATCTGCCATTAGTGTAAAGCACACAGTTCCATATGTAATCGTAGCTGATGAAGCCTTTCAATTAACTCAATTTACTATGCGACCGTAtccatcaaaaaatttaaccaagttacaaaaaatatttaactatagCTTAAGCAGAGCTCGACATGTTGTTGAAAATGCATTTGGTATACTAGCAAGTCGATggcgtatttattataaagctATAAATACCAGTCTTGAAACAGTTGATACCATAATTAAAGCTACTGTTTGTTTGCACAATTTCTTGATGAATACGTCACAGTATTGTGGTGAAAATTACGCTGATAGGATATCTATAAACGGACAAATAATTGAAGGAGAATGGAgaagaaatgtaaatatatgtaatttacaaaacGTTACAAATTGTGGTAGCAACAATTATACGAGGCATGCTGGACAAATTAGAAATACCTTTGCGGATTATTTCACAAATGAAGGCCAAGTTTCTTGGCAAGAAGAATGCATAACAtaa
- the LOC137001196 gene encoding uncharacterized protein gives MLHGLAHPGVKATVKMITQRFVWPNIKADCQKWTQACIPSQKAKIHRHTRSQHIRTTAYHPAANGMIERLHRQLKAAIKAHETEAWTKVLSVILLGIRAAIKEDLGATPAELVYGETIRLPGQLLEQQKREEEPTNEFVRNLQQTMTRLRPQIRRHGNRATFVHKDRAAAERVFIRHDAPTKALQPPYDDPYKVLERSDKMLKVQINGKPANISIDRLKPAYIMEEPTEEQESLKTSDKQEPQKTRSGRPIKPTVRVHDKKFRSTDKQPAATCFTVRSHPDRRTHCRRHHADGTRSPAKVPLAESRQHTFSTSANTREKPGAATSLPQPRTSSCASQEIQDVILTRLSPATTPVASSPRLRAP, from the exons ATGTTGCACGGTTTGGCACATCCAGGCGTAAAGGCAACAGTCAAAATGATAACACAGCGTTTCGTGTGGCCAAACATCAAAGCAGACTGTCAAAAATGGACACAGGCATGCATACCAAGCCAGAAAGCCAAAATACACAGGCATACAA GATCCCAGCATATACGCACAACAGCCTATCACCCAGCAGCCAATGGGATGATAGAAAGACTACACAGGCAACTAAAAGCCGCAATCAAAGCACATGAAACCGAAGCTTGGACCAAAGTACTATCTGTAATCCTCTTAGGAATCCGAGCAGCCATAAAAGAAGACTTAGGAGCTACCCCGGCTGAATTAGTTTATGGAGAAACAATAAGACTTCCAGGCCAATTATTAGAGCaacaaaagagagaagaagagcCAACAAACGAATTTGTGAGAAACCTGCAACAAACCATGACCAGGCTCAGGCCTCAGATCCGCCGTCATGGAAATCGAGCGACATTCGTACACAAAGATCGGGCAGCAGCAGAAAGAGTATTCATAAGACACGATGCACCAACAAAAGCACTCCAGCCACCATACGACGATCCATACAAAGTCCTAGAAAGAAGCGATAAAATGTTAAAGGTACAAATTAACGGGAAACCCGCAAACATCTCCATAGACCGATTAAAACCAGCATACATAATGGAAGAGCCTACAGAAGAGCAAGAAAGCTTAAAAACATCAGATAAACAAGAACCCCAGAAAACCAGAAGCGGACGCCCAATCAAACCAACCGTGAG AGTTCACGATAAAAAGTTCCGATCCACGGACAAGCAACCAGCGGCCACCTGCTTCACAGTCCGTAGCCACCCAGACCGGCGAACACACTGCCGACGCCACCACGCAGACGGAACGAGAAGTCCAGCTAAGGTGCCGCTCGCCGAGTCCCGGCAGCACACTTTCTCAACTTCCGCCAACACCAGGGAAAAGCCTGGAGCGGCTACTAGCCTTCCACAGCCTAGAACGTCTTCTTGCGCGTCGCAAGAAATTCAAGATGTTATTTTAACAAGACTCTCGCCAGCCACAACACCGGTTGCGAGTAGTCCGCGCCTTAGGGCGCCATAA
- the LOC137000948 gene encoding uncharacterized protein isoform X2: protein MVISGYMCEHMQLFKNIIYKISRYFYIVPIINTRSDSMSYVLIEFDDGGGSVAVVRSTWLTPRKREVFWPPVKDQKTFNKILESVVHAHTATWKLYPVQRCLFETDDLQRARQKCKLSEETSDLQTDNQEADTYRKRKRVVPRRFLSSDEDENDNDDVDVRPPKLKNKFLTTQKTQEKKNFRQTFSPVTNLPDEDSSNADSLNVDSPNASDSPNRDFYTQQAIQETLSISRHNTCNTSSFTTDHTDGITEYHTCKTGALHITPTNSSTESTVFQEKVIRLLSHLKAQNSQVLALLQNKEVLPSHKDFAFQFPMKSFDDVNHVEDILKEKTQIDILDATLSTIGGRDVSSKVSRILKYLFIDTLAAEFSFFGKRLNKRPFSDLYLRTIIVESIKRSTPGVTIKEIEDSIKIWLKHAPDREKNQMRRASRNNRVE from the exons ATGGTTATATCAGGTTATATGTGCGAGCACATGCAGCTtttcaagaatataatttacaa GATTTCACGATACTTTTATATAGTACCTATAATTAATACGAGGAGTGACAGCATGTCTTATGTTTTAATCGAATTTGATGATGGGGGTGGTAGTGTTGCAGTTGTAAGAAGCACATGGTTAACTCCTAGAAAACGAGAAGTTTTTTGGCCACCTGTAAAAGaccaaaaaacttttaataaaattttagaaagcgTAGTACATGCACATACTGCAACATGGAAACTGTACCCAGTACAGAGATGTTTATTTGAAACTG atgATTTACAAAGAGCTCGGcagaaatgtaaattatcaGAGGAGACATCCGATTTACAAACAGATAATCAGGAGGCCGATACTTAccggaaaagaaaaagagtagTGCCACGTCGATTTTTATCAAGCGATGaggatgaaaatgataatgatgacGTTGATGTTCGCCctccaaaattaaaaaataaatttttaactactCAAAAAactcaagaaaaaaaaaattttagacaaA CATTTTCTCCTGTAACAAATTTGCCCGATGAAGATTCTTCTAATGCAGATTCTCTTAATGTCGATTCTCCTAATGCATCAGATTCTCCTAATAgagatttttatacacaacAAGCTATACAAGAAACTCTGTCTATTTCAAGACATAACACATGTAATACATCAAGCTTTACTACCGATCATACAGACGGAATTACTGAATATCATACTTGCAAGACTGGTGCACTACACATCACACCTACGAATAGTTCAACAGAGTCAACAG TTTTCCAAGAGAAGGTTATTCGTCTTCTAAGTCATCTTAAAGCGCAAAATTCACAGGTCTTAGCTCTTTTACAGAATAAAGAAGTATTGCCTTCACACAAAGACTTTGCTTTTCAATTTCCCATGAAAAGTTTTGATGATGTTAATCATGTAGAAGACATACTTAAAGAAAAGACACAAATAGATATTCTG GATGCTACTCTATCTACAATTGGTGGACGAGATGTCTCTTCAAAAGTATCAAGAATtctgaaatatctttttatagatACATTAGCAGCAGAATTTAGCTTCTTTGGAAAACGATTAAATAAACGACCCttttcagatttatatttaagaactATAATTGTGG aatCCATCAAACGTAGTACACCTGGAGTGACCATCAAGGAGATAGAAGATAGTATTAAAATATGGCTGAAGCATGCTCCTGATAGAGAGAAAAATCAAATGAGACGAGCAAGCAGGAATAATAGGGTAGAATAA
- the LOC105679275 gene encoding uncharacterized protein: MDVNEIWCNDCNTKVYSGEEHECYIDNNNKDDYIERLIAEVFVRESLWNSTLPYKLRGPANMKTLWSEIDACLETPTGSSQMKWKSLRDRFVKEHYLQSAYIPSGSGAVKRKSSWPLYDTLRFLIPTVNYRRTKSNLENIHPDIQLSLPNKSGFTTNSGLTNTREKINVAQQTQSKTQQISLLKPQSTQSQQNCSFSSTTSDSASNSDLGLTIPKVNEEFTHVASKRSHPLPLPLKCKKKSKTTENMDTRLEEVILKELQQTNEHVKLDKIESFVKYIEACLRSMTADISKRVMKKIATLLFEEDI; the protein is encoded by the exons ATGGATGTAAACGAAAta TGGTGCAATGATTGTAATACCAAAGTGTACAGTGGAGAAGAACATGAAtgttatatagataataacaataaagatgATTACATAGAAAGGTTAATCGCAGAAGTCTTTGTAAGAGAGAGTTTGTGGAACTCTACATTGCCTTACAAGCTTAGAGGTCCAGCAAATATGAAAACATTATGGTCTGAAATTGATGCTTGTTtag AGACACCTACTGGAAGCAGCCAAATGAAATGGAAAAGTTTAAGAGATCGTTTTGTTAAAGAACATTATTTACAATCAGCTTATATACCAAGTGGCAGTGGAGCtgtgaaaagaaaaagcagTTGGCCATTATATGATACTTTACGTTTTCTGATTCCTACAGTAAATTATAGAAg aactAAAAGTAATCTTGAAAACATACACCCAGATATACAATTATCACTTCCAAATAAATCTGGTTTTACTACTAATTCTGGTCTTACTAacacaagagaaaaaataaatgtcgcACAACAAACACAATCAAAAACACAGcaaattagtttattaaaGCCACAATCAACTCAGTCGCAGCAAAATTGTT ctTTTTCTTCTACTACATCAGATTCTGCCTCAAATTCTGATCTGGGCTTGACAATACCAAAAG TTAATGAGGAGTTTACACACGTAGCATCAAAACGATCACATCCTTTGCCTCTTCctctaaaatgtaaaa AGAAATCAAAAACCACCGAAAATATGGATACTCGTTTGGaagaagttattttaaaagaattacaaCAAACGAATGAACACGTGAAGCTCgataaaatagaaagtttcgtaaaatatattgaagcGTGTCTTCGAAGTATGACTGCGGATATTTCAAAACgcgtaatgaaaaaaattgcaacattaCTTTTTGAAGAAGACATATAA
- the LOC105671366 gene encoding uncharacterized protein: MSSTQLENLLQIVAPKLNKQTFLREPVSAEERLCLTLRYLASGDSMVSMSYQYLLGRTTISNIISETCEVIWNMLCPVVLPSSLTKEDWLHIAADFENRCNFPHCIGAIDGKHIVIQCPANAGSTYYNYKHSHSIVLMAVCDANYLFTFVDIGAYGRRSDGGIFKECQFGKKFEQKKMNVPDADAVSENSPILPYCLVGDEAFPLKEYLLRPYPGRGGLTKEKNVFNYRLSRTRRIVENTFGILASQWRILRKPIIAKVENAEKIVQAIVCLHNWLRKQ; the protein is encoded by the exons aTGTCATCAACACAACTGGAGAACTTGTTACAAATTGTTGCACCGAAACTCAATAAGCAGACATTTCTCAGAGAGCCTGTCAGTGCTGAAGAACGTTTGTGTTTAACTCTAAg atatttgGCTTCTGGCGACTCAATGGTATCGATGTCATATCAATACTTATTAGGACGTACAACAATAAGCAACATTATATCCGAAACATGCGAAGTAATTTGGAATATGTTGTGTCCAGTTGTCCTTCCATCTTCTTTAACGAAAGAAGATTGGCTACATATTGCAGCAGATTTTGAAAATCGATGCAATTTTCCTCATTGCATTGGTGCCATCGATGGAAAACATATTGTTATTCAA TGTCCTGCTAATGCTGGCTCTACATATTATAACTACAAACACAGCCacagtattgttttaatgGCAGTTTGTGATGCTAACTACCTATTCACATTTGTCGATATTGGAGCCTATGGTAGACGCAGCGACGGTGGCATTTTCAAAGAATGCCAGTttggtaaaaaatttgaacaaaaaaaaatgaatgtacCAGATGCAGATGCAGTTTCTGAAAATAGTCCCATATTGCCATATTGCCTCGTTGGAGATGAAGCATTCcctttaaaagaatatttgctTCGACCATATCCAGGAAGGGGCGGACTGAccaaagagaaaaatgtattcaaCTATCGGCTGAGCCGCACCAGGCGAATTGTTGAAAATACATTTGGTATTCTTGCCAGTCAGTGGCGAATACTGAGGAAGCCA